One window from the genome of Apus apus isolate bApuApu2 chromosome 12, bApuApu2.pri.cur, whole genome shotgun sequence encodes:
- the LOC127389597 gene encoding adrenodoxin-like — protein MMAQGTAGLLRRGLNISKTFFIPLCGATQQHHTPAPHGLGRGFSSTHKLQDAPGESSSAEQVTVHFINRDGERLTATATEGESLLEVVVNQNLAIDGFGACEGTLACSTCHLIFEKDTFQKLDAISDEELDMLDLAYGLTETSRLGCQVCVKKSMDGLTVRVPMDVSDIRNQMEVGKQSKQ, from the exons ATGATGGCTCAAGGCACTGCGGGGCTCCTGCGGAGGGGCCTGAACATCAGCAAAACATTCTTCATTCCTCTCTGTGGGGCGACCCAGCAGCACCACACACCAGCTCCACATGGGTTAGGAAGAGGCTTCAGCTCCACACACAAGCTCCAGGATGCCCCTGGGGAGTCCAG ctctgcagagcaggtgaCGGTGCACTTCATAAATCGGGATGGAGAGCGACTGACGGCCACAGCCACAGAAGGGGAGAGTTTGCTGGAAGTGGTAGTTAATCAAAACTTGGCCATTGATGGGTTTG GCGCGTGTGAAGGGACATTAGCCTGCTCCACCTGTCACCTCATCTTTGAGAAGGACACCTTCCAAAAGCTGGATGCCATCTCAGATGAAGAGCTGGACATGCTGGACTTGGCGTATGGACTCACTGAGAC gtCTCGCCTTGGCTGCCAGGTGTGTGTTAAGAAGTCAATGGATGGTCTGACAGTGCGTGTCCCCATGGATGTGTCAGACATCAGGAACCAGATGGAGgttggaaagcaaagcaaacagtaa
- the MSN gene encoding moesin isoform X1 produces the protein MPKTISVRVTTMDAELEFAIQPNTTGKQLFDQVVKTIGLREVWFFGLQYQDTKGFSTWLKLNKKVTAQDVRKESPLLFKFRAKFYPEDVAEELIQDITQRLFFLQVKEAILNDDIYCPPETAVLLASYAVQSKYGDFNKEVHKTGYLASDKLLPQRVLEQHKLNKDQWEERIQVWHEEHRGMIREDAVLEYLKIAQDLEMYGVNYFSIKNKKGSELWLGVDALGLNIYEQNDRLTPKIGFPWSEIRNISFNDKKFVIKPIDKKAPDFVFYAPRLRINKRILALCMGNHELYMRRRKPDTIEVQQMKAQAREEKHQKQMERALLENEKKKRELAEKEKEKIEREKEELMERLKQIEEQTKKAQQELEEQTRRAMELEQERKRAQDEAEKLAKERREAEEAKEALLKASHDQQKTQEQLAAEMAELTARITQLELARQKKESEAQEWQQKAQMVQEDLEKTKEELKTAMSTPHVTEPMHSENEHDDEQDENAAEASAELRSEATIKDRSEEERTTEAEKNERVQKHLKALSSELANARDETKKTANDMIHAENMRLGRDKYKTLRQIRQGNTKQRIDEFESM, from the exons aTCAGTGTGCGTGTTACCACCATGGATGCTGAGCTGGAGTTTGCCATCCAGCCCAACACTACAGGGAAGCAACTCTTTGATCAG GTCGTCAAGACAATTGGTCTAAGAGAGGTCTGGTTTTTTGGACTTCAGTATCAGGACACCAAGGGCTTCTCAACATGGCTGAAATTGAACAAAAAG GTAACAGCACAGGATGTACGCAAAGAAAGCCCCCTGCTTTTCAAATTCCGTGCCAAGTTCTACCCAGAGGATGTGGCAGAAGAGCTGATCCAGGACATCACACAGCgccttttcttcctccaagtGAAGGAGGCAATTCTGAATGATGACATTTATTGCCCTCCAGAAACAGCTGTTCTTCTGGCTTCTTATGCTGTCCAGTCCAAATATGGAGACTTCAACAAAGAGGTGCACAAGACTGGCTACCTGGCAAGTGACAAACTGCTCCCACAGAG AGTTCTGGAGCAGCACAAGCTTAACAAGGACCAGTGGGAGGAGAGGATCCAGGTGTGGCATGAGGAACATCGAGGAATGATTAG AGAAGATGCTGTCTTGGAGTACCTGAAAATTGCACAGGATCTGGAAATGTACGGTGTGAACTACTTCAGCATTAAGAACAAGAAAGGCTCTGAACTCTGGCTAGGTGTAGATGCTCTTGGCCTCAACATCTATGAGCAGAATGACAG GCTAACACCAAAAATCGGATTCCCTTGGAGCGAGATCAGAAATATCTCATTCAATGACAAGAAATTTGTTATTAAGCCTATTGACAAGAAAGCACCA GACTTTGTATTCTATGCCCCTCGGTTACGGATTAACAAACGAATCTTGGCACTTTGCATGGGGAACCACGAGCTCTACATGCGCAGACGTAAACCAGATACCATTGAGGTGCAGCAGATGAAAGCGCAGGCTCGGGAGGAGAAGCATCAGAAACAGATGGAGAG AGCCCTGCTGGAGAATgagaagaagaagagggagttggcagaaaaggagaaggaaaagattgAACGTGAGAAGGAGGAGCTAATGGAGAGACTCAAGCAAATTGAGGAGCAAACTAAAAAAGCTCAGCAAG AACTGGAAGAACAGACCCGTAGAGCCATGGAGCTGGAACAGGAGAGAAAACGAGCTCAGGATGAAGCAGAGAAGCTGGCTAAAGAACGTAGAGAAGCAGAGGAGGCAAAGGAGGCCCTATTGAAAGCATCCCATGATCAACAAAAGACCCAGGAACAGCTG GCTGCTGAGATGGCAGAACTCACAGCTAGGATCACGCAGCTGGAGCTGGCCAGGCAGAAGAAAGAGAGTGAGGCTCAGGAATGGCAACAGAAG gcacagatgGTGCAGGAGGACCTAGAAAAGACCAAAGAGGAGCTGAAGACTGCCATGAGCACCCCTCATGTCACTGAGCCCATGCACTCGGAGAATGAGCATGATGACGAGCAGGATGAGAACGCGGCAGAAGCCAGTGCTGAGCTGCGGTCGGAAGCCACCATCAAGGATCGCAGTGAGGAGGAGCGCACTACTGAGGCAGAGAAGAATGAACGGGTCCAGAAACACTTGAAG GCACTTTCCTCTGAGCTGGCAAATGCTCGGGATGAAACCAAGAAGACAGCCAATGATATGATCCATGCTGAGAACATGCGTCTGGGCCGAGACAAGTACAAGACCCTCCGCCAGATCCGGCAGGGCAACACCAAGCAGCGCATCGATGAGTTTGAGTCCATGTAA
- the MSN gene encoding moesin isoform X2 — translation MLSWSLPSSPTLQGSNSLIRVLEQHKLNKDQWEERIQVWHEEHRGMIREDAVLEYLKIAQDLEMYGVNYFSIKNKKGSELWLGVDALGLNIYEQNDRLTPKIGFPWSEIRNISFNDKKFVIKPIDKKAPDFVFYAPRLRINKRILALCMGNHELYMRRRKPDTIEVQQMKAQAREEKHQKQMERALLENEKKKRELAEKEKEKIEREKEELMERLKQIEEQTKKAQQELEEQTRRAMELEQERKRAQDEAEKLAKERREAEEAKEALLKASHDQQKTQEQLAAEMAELTARITQLELARQKKESEAQEWQQKAQMVQEDLEKTKEELKTAMSTPHVTEPMHSENEHDDEQDENAAEASAELRSEATIKDRSEEERTTEAEKNERVQKHLKALSSELANARDETKKTANDMIHAENMRLGRDKYKTLRQIRQGNTKQRIDEFESM, via the exons ATGCTGAGCTGGAGTTTGCCATCCAGCCCAACACTACAGGGAAGCAACTCTTTGATCAG AGTTCTGGAGCAGCACAAGCTTAACAAGGACCAGTGGGAGGAGAGGATCCAGGTGTGGCATGAGGAACATCGAGGAATGATTAG AGAAGATGCTGTCTTGGAGTACCTGAAAATTGCACAGGATCTGGAAATGTACGGTGTGAACTACTTCAGCATTAAGAACAAGAAAGGCTCTGAACTCTGGCTAGGTGTAGATGCTCTTGGCCTCAACATCTATGAGCAGAATGACAG GCTAACACCAAAAATCGGATTCCCTTGGAGCGAGATCAGAAATATCTCATTCAATGACAAGAAATTTGTTATTAAGCCTATTGACAAGAAAGCACCA GACTTTGTATTCTATGCCCCTCGGTTACGGATTAACAAACGAATCTTGGCACTTTGCATGGGGAACCACGAGCTCTACATGCGCAGACGTAAACCAGATACCATTGAGGTGCAGCAGATGAAAGCGCAGGCTCGGGAGGAGAAGCATCAGAAACAGATGGAGAG AGCCCTGCTGGAGAATgagaagaagaagagggagttggcagaaaaggagaaggaaaagattgAACGTGAGAAGGAGGAGCTAATGGAGAGACTCAAGCAAATTGAGGAGCAAACTAAAAAAGCTCAGCAAG AACTGGAAGAACAGACCCGTAGAGCCATGGAGCTGGAACAGGAGAGAAAACGAGCTCAGGATGAAGCAGAGAAGCTGGCTAAAGAACGTAGAGAAGCAGAGGAGGCAAAGGAGGCCCTATTGAAAGCATCCCATGATCAACAAAAGACCCAGGAACAGCTG GCTGCTGAGATGGCAGAACTCACAGCTAGGATCACGCAGCTGGAGCTGGCCAGGCAGAAGAAAGAGAGTGAGGCTCAGGAATGGCAACAGAAG gcacagatgGTGCAGGAGGACCTAGAAAAGACCAAAGAGGAGCTGAAGACTGCCATGAGCACCCCTCATGTCACTGAGCCCATGCACTCGGAGAATGAGCATGATGACGAGCAGGATGAGAACGCGGCAGAAGCCAGTGCTGAGCTGCGGTCGGAAGCCACCATCAAGGATCGCAGTGAGGAGGAGCGCACTACTGAGGCAGAGAAGAATGAACGGGTCCAGAAACACTTGAAG GCACTTTCCTCTGAGCTGGCAAATGCTCGGGATGAAACCAAGAAGACAGCCAATGATATGATCCATGCTGAGAACATGCGTCTGGGCCGAGACAAGTACAAGACCCTCCGCCAGATCCGGCAGGGCAACACCAAGCAGCGCATCGATGAGTTTGAGTCCATGTAA